The Mixophyes fleayi isolate aMixFle1 chromosome 1, aMixFle1.hap1, whole genome shotgun sequence genome includes a region encoding these proteins:
- the LOC142108459 gene encoding taste receptor type 2 member 40-like encodes MEKRTFPFNYWYRKSFIYFVFWGSDISFTVIYFTQLTLFNHLQISLMLPVFILVSVIVLGISTVMVVFTNSFIIVVNLLDKVKGKKLNPTDLIVVTLCVSNILFQFIMLINDYMNFLDGEVLFTDEVYITYTVMLILSIYSSFWFTVCLSINYYLQIVISTHPLLIRLKLGSSQLVPQLIMASIFISLATGLPAAWNFHKEPQNFNMSSNQSVELFLPTLNVVYLLPSTLISCSFPLILVGIANGLIIKSLVTHTHTSDRNSNGDLSARAEGRVRAARTISCLLFLYISFYISEILAFIEIFPPNSPGFCFCLIVMYSYSPAQSIVLIFGSPKLKQVSLHLIHFIGGLKKTKSRTPTVLFIKLRIKKTVNLPEV; translated from the coding sequence ATGGAAAAACGTACTTTCCCTTTTAATTACTGGTACAGAAAATCattcatatattttgttttctgggGCAGTGACATATCTTTCACAGTGATATATTTTACACAATTGACTTTATTCAACCATTTACAAATATCTCTGATGCTTCCTGTATTTATTCTCGTTTCCGTGATTGTTTTGGGCATCAGCACGGTTATGGTGGTATTCACCAACTCATTTATCATTGTTGTCAACCTGTTAGACAAAGTCAAGGGTAAGAAACTCAACCCAACTGACCTCATTGTGGTAACGCTATGTGTATCCaacattttatttcagtttatcATGTTGATTAATGATTATATGAATTTCCTGGATGGTGAGGTTCTCTTCACTGATGAAGTCTACATTACGTACACTGTCATGCTCATTCTTTCCATCTACTCCAGCTTCTGGTTCACAGTTTGTCTGTCCATCAATTACTACTTGCAGATTGTAATATCGACTCATCCATTGTTAATCCGACTGAAGCTTGGATCTTCCCAGTTGGTTCCACAGCTCATAATGGCCTCAATTTTTATATCATTGGCGACTGGTCTACCTGCAGCCTGGAATTTCCACAAGGAACCACAAAATTTTAACATGTCAAGTAATCAGAGTGTGGAACTATTTCTTCCTACCTTGAATGTTGTATATCTACTACCGAGTACCCTCATCAGTTGCTCCTTTCCATTAATTTTAGTAGGAATTGCCAATGGACTAATTATCAAGTCACTTGTGACTCACACTCACACATCAGACCGAAACTCAAACGGAGATCTCAGTGCTCGGGCAGAAGGTCGGGTGCGGGCAGCAAGAACTATAAGCTGCCTTCTGTTCCTGTACATATCCTTTTATATATCAGAAATCCTTGCCTTTATAGAGATCTTCCCCCCAAATAGTCCCGGATTTTGCTTTTGCTTAATCGTAATGTATAGCTATTCCCCAGCACAATCAATTGTCCTAATTTTTGGGAGCCCAAAACTAAAACAAGTGTCATTACATTTAATCCATTTTATAGGAGGCCTCAAGAAAACAAAGTCTAGAACTCCAACAGTCTTGTTTATCAAGCTCAGAATTAAGAAAACAGTGAATTTACCAGAAGTGTGA